Within the Scyliorhinus canicula chromosome 6, sScyCan1.1, whole genome shotgun sequence genome, the region tcactagttgaagctattgtgttcagatgttgcaactacaggcagtacagataccggaacaaggaagccagaagaaatattgagcccgggttgattagtaatgggtgcacttgtatttgtctctacattcaaagtagctcttctctgtctttttcatcaccatgagcattgtttcttgctgctGATTTagttgttgcagaactggatattggtgtggattgtgcttgtggtattataaactctgtaataggcctgcatcgcatggcttattccttcctttctgcttctttttgttctttgtgttttagtgacccagatttatgctttttctttaccaTGCTGGTTGCGGTAATATTCCTGaattaaaaacttaattaaaaatagcccacgttggcaaaaaatgaatattgatgattgcaagaataacttgaaggaacgccagatgaacccctacttgataaaaatataaaataacttacttacacttcaataggctatgttcattagtcaatactactgtggcctatgcagcttcagaagaggagacaatcccactgtacagtgttcacaccagcaagcaactgagacaactgttgaaacttagaagtttggtccgactatagcaagacattaagaatggtcccacgaccaaagttaacatgtccagtttgataccagtgtagtgttacaagtcgcaaccctttgagtttaccgatcatggtttatcacttcaatatctttgacctcatgattcacggtcaaaggtaccgcttctccttttcggtgacctcacgaccctatgtactgcttgatatcctttcaagttgccgaccatctcaaatcactaattgtaactttatctttaaattctcacactcttgctgaaaacatggaatttccttaattatgcccccctattccactacctcccctgcttcgttccttttcatgcactgcttatttgtgtcctattctctttttttttctcttattactaaaacagttgcctgtgtttgtttctttattgcatttttatttaatatagggggcccacttcatccggggcccacttgccattgggcaagctgacaccctggccagtccgccactgcctgcATGTGCATCATAATTCTAGGTTGACATTAATGCCCTTGGATCTCATCGTAGGATGTTTCAATAGCAGTACTCTAGGATCAATAGCATCAAACAATATATGTTTTAATCCTGCGGGGAGCAATTGTGAAAAATGGGAACCCGCAGCTAAACTGTGTTGCAGCAAGTCCTTCACTGAGAAGATTGCAACTGGACCAGAAATCAAGAGTCTTTTCATTTCTTCCAGTCATCTTAAACTGTTTCTGATTCACTATTTCAATGACAAACAATGTCCAATTGGAGTAACTCTAGTCTAAACCTATGCCACTTTTTCAATAGGCTGGAAAAAGCTAATGGGAGACCTTTTCTTCCTCCTTTCTACTTTTCCCAAACCCATATAAATGAAAGATCTTGTAATGCAACCTAAATTGAGGGGGCAATGGTTTGCAGAGAACTGAATGTTCATCATTGAGCACAATTTTACATGCTAACTCCTTGTTTTACTTTCTCAGATCAGTTTGGTTATATCTTTCCAATTACACCAGAGTTAGCATCACAATGTGGGTATACCATTGCAGTGGATCATCGGAATGTTGAATTCCGTGCTTCTGTCCTCAGCTGTTACGTCCATAATTTGGTAAGTAGAGTTTGATCCAATGTTAGAAATATTGCTTCTGATCTGTTCATTTTTTGGACGGAAGTGACAAgaatagggaaccatggatgatgggtgaattGTATTAgtaaaaaaggaagcatacataaggtacaggcaactaaaacATGGGCTTTTGAAGAATATAGGAAAAGTGGGAACAACCTCAAAAGGTGAGAGGACTAAAATgggccatgaaatgtcattggcaagcagggtcaaggaaaatcccaatgcCTTCTACATGAGGAGCAGGAGGGTAACTAGCAaaagtaggcccactcaaggacttTGTCCTTgtatgtggagtcagaggaagtgaggtgaaatccttaatgaatactttgcatcagtatacACCAAGGAGAGGTGTGTCAGATAGAGGATGGTGTGTGAATACTCTAGGACATGTCAAATAATGAAGGAGGAAGTATCTTGtaaaggaatgaaaatgaaaattgcttgttgtcacgagtaggcttcaattaagttactgtgaaaagcccctagtcgccacattccggctcctgtccggggaggctggtacgggaatcgaaccgtgctgttggtctgctttaaaagccagcgatttagcctggtgagctaaaccagccccttggcacACCAGTCCCTTGTGTCAGATTTTGACCACCAGCGAGGTCTGAAGTATAATATccctctttgtttaagaagggaagcggggataatccaggtaattagcCAGTGAGCCTGGCATCGGCAGTGGGGAAGCTCGCCGAGGGACAGGACAGGATTTATTCTTATTTGGAGGCGAATGTACTTGATAGTGATAGGCAATATGGTTTTGTGTGGGACGGTCATGTATTAGTTTTTGAGGACGTGACAGAATTAATTGAGGGAAAGGTTGTGgctattgtctacatggactttagtaaggtgtttgacagTTCCTCCATGGCAGACTagtataaaaggtgaagtcacctaGGATTTGGTGTGctaactagatggataaagaaatgGCTTGGCAACAGAAGCAGTGGAAGATAATTTTTCAGATTGGAGATCTAACTAGTGGTGGTCCACTAGGATCAGTGTGTTATTGGAGAGTTAAGCAGGTAAATGGGAGTTCAatcttgacaaatgtgaggtgatgcattttggaagattaaattcagatgtgaattatacagtaaatggcaggacccttgtGAGCATTGACATAGAGGGATTTGGGTCCATAGTTCAATTTGGCAATGcaatggataaggtggtcaagaaggcatggggCATGTTTGCCTTAATCAGCTGGGGCGtatgagttggcaggtcatgttacagttgtaaaaaaaaaaacttggacgtcacatttggaatattccgtgcagttctgggtgccaccgTGATGCTTTGAGCGAGTGCAAAGAAGGATGTTGCTGGGTATGTAGGGTGTTAGCATGACAAAATTGAATAAACACTAGTTTTAATTGGCAAGATGAAGGCTGAGAGTACATCTGATTTGAGACCTAAAATTGAGGTATTAAGGGTGTAAAGAGTGTATTTacaaaggggcacaggttcaaggtaagGGGAATTTTTTTTCCATGCAGAGTGGCAGGCACTGGAATGCAGTGCCAGTGGAGGCAGGCACCACAGCTAGAAGCATCTTGATTGACACATGAATGGGCAGAAATGGGAGAGATATGGATCATTTGGACAACAGTAGTGGGTCTGAATCAGTGCAAGCTTGGTAGGCTGAAAGgctggtcctgtgctgtaatgttcttttatAGGATACATTTCATGTGTGGTTTATTGCAACAGCTGAAATGGGATGCATGAGTTGGAGGGATAATTAATTGGGAATGTGCTCCCAACTCTGATCAGTTTAGGTTTCATGTGTTGCATTATGGAAATATTTGGTGCCTGAGAATGAATATTACCGGTTTATGACCAGTTTTCATCTTGACATTGTACACAATTTCTCTGCAGAATGATGAGCAATTCAGTATCACTATACAAATAAAAGTGTCAGGAACTGACACAGGAGCTTCAACATATATTCAAATGCTGTCTTGTATGTACTCACCATGGGCTGTAAGGGAAATATACTGTGAAGAAAACTATATGCAGGTAAAAACAATACTGAATATTGCTACATCTGTAGATGTCATCTACTTGATGCCTGATAATACATTAGCTTTATTTAACAATTACCTATGCAATCTATACAATTTCTCTAGTGTATCCAGTATCATCTTTTGTGGCCTAATCTAATGTGCCTATTGTAGGGCTAGACTTGGCTCTGGCTAATGGTACAAATATAATTACCAATAGAAAATGAATGCACTAACTTGTAATTAATAATGTACAGGTTTCTGTACAAAGAAATATACCAACTATTGAAGACTATGCTCAAGATGCTGAAGATTGGGCTTTAGTATTTCCAGAAGtaagtttgttttattttttaaaccatTGATTTGTGCAAAGATTTTCGATGATAAAAGGATTACACAATTAAGAATATCAATGGTGCATGACAACTTTGGTATTCCACTAAATCTGGTTAACTTTGCTTGATTTCCCTGCAAGCAGGAGTCCATCTCTATTCAATCTGCCTACAAGCACTCTGTACACAACTTCTGGATGAATGAGCAGGTCACCATAATCACTGCAGCAATTATGTATTTTTATGTGCTGTGTATATCTCAGTTCCATTTTGTGCCACAGATGGTCTATAACTAAAAGTGTCCTTTTCTAGTTAGTCTATAATTATTTAACTGTCCTTTTCCAATACAAGGGTTCACGGTTCCTTCAAGTCTCCTGGCAGGGTTACCTGCAGAGGGTCACACTTGAAACAACAATTTACAAGGCCAAGATGTTTGTTTGCAATCGgaaatcctgtttttttttttttttcctttaggCAAAATTGTTACCTTGGCTAAATTGACCCATGTCTTTCTCTATGCTCCTGCTGCATGATTCTAGAATATCTTTGGTCTGGTGAATCCTTCCACATGCCAGAGTTCCTACACAACCACTGTATAATCCATCTATCTTTCTAACTTTTTAATAACTATTAACTCTTGATGGTTTTGAAGGGATGAGGGGTAGGATGAGTGACATGATACAGAATGACTCCCAGTACCTGATGTGATTCACacctgcctcctcaccctgccCCATGCTAGTTGAGTAGTGTAAATAATTGTCTACCTAATGATGACCGATTTTCTATCTTTGTTGACTATGACTAATTTATCTTGGACAAGAAAATAGAAATgcatgtatgtgtggagtttgtcatGCATTAAAGGCACATGACTATTTTCTTAAATATAACCTCTCGGCCCATGAGAACATGTATGTTCTGTTAGGATAAGATCCCATTTGAGCACCTTGGTTTTAAAAAGGGTTTCCCTGTTGGGGTAAGTTTCACCATTCTGCACACATGGACTTGTATTGGATTTCTTGGAGGTATTCCAGTTGAAAAAGAGCATCGCTACATTTCCAACATTCTTATTCCAACAACATGCTTCAAGACAATCCATAACACTTGGAGAGTCGGACAATTTGTGCTAGAATTAATTTGTGCTATTGGATGTTTCTACATCCAATTTGACTCTACTCAAAATCATACTATTTTCCTTCTCTAGGTGATGCTTAAAAACATAGATATCTGTTGGCATTTTCTTACACTGCAACACTACAGAAATTGCTGATGCTAATTGTTGATTAGGGAAAATTAAACTTTGATATCATTACTTCTAATATTATTCAGTTAAATGGGAAAACTCCAACCTTTTTGATATTTTACTATTTATCAAGGCGACTTATGCAGAAAGTGGAATATGGCAAGTGGTATTTCACATCCCTGGTGGCAAAAGGAGTATGACTGTGAAAGAAGCACAAAGAATGAACTATGGAATCAATACTACAATGTCTCGTATATTGCTCCGTGCTCCATATCATACAAATGAAGCTCAAATAGTTGTGGTAAGTTCACTATATTTCGCCTCTGGATGGTAGTCTGATTTGGCTATTTTGGCTTTGCAATTCTTCTCGTGACTTTTAAATTTGATACCTAGGTCCAAGGTATTCCCTTGACTGTAATCCGATCAACAAGCTTTTACAAGGAGCAATGGATGGTTTTGCTAATTGACACTGCGATAGCTTGTCCTGTTGGTAAGAAATGTTACAGCTGTTGTTCCCTCCATGCAACTGCCATCTTGCATTGTCTTCCCactgaaataattgggtactgttggCCAACTATTTATTCCTTATTTACCATAATTGGACTGTTTAACTGTAGGTGAGCTAATCACTTTCTGAGCTATCCAAAATCGTGCCCTTTATACATGAGCCATCCATGTATTTCCAAATTCCATCTGTATTCTGAGAATTATGCCCATGCCATTGCAAAATCAGCATGTTTTTGGTTTCCTAATAGATGGTATTACATTcactgatgacatcatcacgtgGACTGTGCCAAGAATCTTCACTCCAATTGTACCCGGTGCAGTTCATCAAGACAACACCTCCATGGGAGTAAATGGCATCAAGTTGAACCCCACACAAATGGCAGAAAGAAACTATACTCTTGATAAAAATGTGACTGCTCTTGCTATAAATGTGCCAATTGGAGCACAAGATGGATACTTTAAGGTGGGTGAGGAATTGGCTTTTTTCAATTGCAATTATTTTATCCACACTGATTTATGCATGTCTGAGactaaaatccattttaaaatattaCACCATCCCTAAGCAAAAGCAAACAAGTGATTTGACTTCTGGCATTTCAGTGAAATTAGTCACTCTTGAAAATCAGACTGCTGTACATCCAACTAGTAGATTGTCtatatatttaaaagaaaaatctctTTTTGGTTTGGCTTTTTGGGTGACCCTGTTATTGAAATTGCTTCAGAACCAACATCCCTGCCCCCCTTCATGGTTTCAATAATTTTGCTGTCTGATAATATATCTTGTCACTGCACTTTATATTTTACTCAACAAATCTTGAAACTAAGCTTCATGTGTAAATTGTCTTTTTATTCAGTTAGTTTCGGATGTCTTTTGATCAAGTCAGTTTTCTTGCAAATGGTTTTTTTAAGTTTGTTTTGTCCAAGCAAATAGAGAACagagttgaattcaatacaaattacaGCTCTTGATGATTTCTTCTAATTGAACACACAAAACAGAAAAGTTGGAAATAAACAGTGGCAGTTCAAAGTGATGCTTCATTATCTTGATGTTTCTCATGGGATTCGGCCTTTTTAATGTCATGCTTAATGTGGGTTTTTCAACAAACCATTTTAAATCTTGGGTCATTTATTCCTTTAAATGTGTTATAAACTTCACTGTCTACTACATTGTGTACCTGACCAGGTACATTGTAgtgtttaacatttttttttaaaaattcaacctGACATTTAAACATTAAATGCTGAAGCAAGGTGTTTCTTTTTTTTGGATCCTTTTGGCTAAGACGAGGAATAGTGTCTTGTGTCACTAAAGAAAAGAGTTTAAAATGTCACTATTCCATTTATTAACTTAACTGAATTGTCATTTGCTTTCAGAGCCATGTGGTGAATGGACGGTATGGTATAAAATACAGCATTAATCTGTTTTTGGAACACCAATGGGAAGATGAGGCATGGGGACTGAATAAAATCAATGTTATCCATCCAGTTACTACTCCCTTTATACCTCAACCCTTAGTTCTCATTGATGGTATGTACTATAAGAtaacatcctttttttttttttgctaatgCTGAGAATTTTCCATTTAGAGCCAGAAATATGGCTTTGATAAGCCTCTTATTTGAAATTTGCAATGAAATCAACCACCCATAATTGCCCACAAGTTCAAGGTtgctgccttgaaccactgcagtacatGGGAACATCTTAATACTTTTttgtttgtgtggggtggggagtgtcgTGTTGGTAAGGATCATAGGTTTGGTAGGTGCTTCCAAATAACTTTGCGAGTGGCTACAAAGTTCCAGGAATGGATCTGTAGTCTGTTGAATAGTAATAATGCAAACAAAACTGACGTGAGATCTGACTAAATGCTGTGCTTTCACAATCTCTAGGCTTGGCAAGTAACCTATACCGACATGTTCTGAAATTTAGTTACTGCTACATATTTTTTCATCTGTTCCAGGACAAGAACGAGAAGTCCTAATTAAATTCCCAAGAGTAATTGAGTATACAATTTCAGCTTTTTCATACCTTTTCAGATATAATGCTAAGACAATCTGCTGCCCCATAACCACTCGAGATTCAGAAACTTTGTTCGCCCTGAAATGGGAATTTCTCAATTTCTGTACAttgtcttgattttttttctcatttgaACTGCATTTGGTGTTGACAGAAATGCAGCCAAATGGTAAAACACATACATACACTCCAATGTACAATTAAGCTTTTCCATATCTTCCAGATACCATTCCTGAGCAATGGCTATTCAACATCACACTGGGCAACTTTCTTCCTGATGTAGAACTCCAAAAACTGACTCTGGACTCTCAATCCTTCCCTGTGGATGAAGAAAACCAGATGTTTAATGTGTACAATGGGACTAACCCAAATGAGACGACCCTAAATAGAATCTTCATTCTTGAAGTTCCAATGGAATCCCCAGTTGTAGACAGAAAGGTAATGGAATGTCAGGGCTATGTTTCCACAGTGCTGCTTGGCCATGATGCTAACTCTGTCTTTCTTTATTTCCTTTATCAGTATATAGGAGACGGTGTTGAGCAATATACCCTTGATATCATCTACACACTGACTGTGGTACCAGAAAATCTAATATTTACATATGTAGCACATTTGATACACGAGCATAAAATAGGTAAGGGACTCCTCTCCTTGCAAAGACCAAAAAGCAATAATTTAAATGCTCCGAAGTAATATAGTATAAAATGTTTCCTTTAGTACTCCCTGAGGCAAATGGCTTTTGTAATGAAGAGAACATGACATTGATAGTGACACAAACCTTGGATCGCTACTGGATTCCTTTCATTGGAACTATACAGCTAACACCTCAATCTGCTGAGCAGCGTGGTTATACCTTGATAGAGAATGGTACCCACTCAGTAATCATAATTCCACAAGATGCAACTGGAGCGGTCCTTGAGGTAAGCTGCTGTTAGCTGGTGTCTTGTCTTAATTTGAGATGATCCTAATTAATTGTGCTTTCATTACAGGCAATAAACAACCAAGGCCTTCGCAGTAGATTTGACATCCAGTTCCGGGATAATAAAGCCCTGGATGTGCTTGTTAATTTTTCTGTTTCTTGCAGCTTTTCAGTAACCAGCCTCTTAAGTAAGCtctctcctttcacactctgaTAACTGAAGCTCTTGGCGTAGTATTGGCATACTGACTACTTCCTTTTTCTTAGCTTGTTTTCCAAATGGAAGAATTGTCATTACTGCTCTAAAACTTGAAGCACTGCTGGGAATAGATGGCAAAATGATGTTGAAAGATAAAGCCTGTAAACCAAAGGAGAGTACTGAATTCAAAGCCACCTTTGAATTTTCTGCAGACACGTGTGGAACAAGTAGAAGGGTAAGCTAGCAATTGCTCTTGAAAAATAATAGTCTGGAAAGAGCTCAGCAGGCATCTAGGAATTGACAACTTTGACTTTTCTTGTAATAGTTTGAGAAGGACTACATGATCTATGAGAATGAAGTGGCATACTTCAGAAAGTCAGCACCAAGACATGGTCCAATATATCGGTAAGATTCTGAGGAAAGATTGGTCTTTTGGTATATGGAATGGGCTCGCTCGCATACTTACATAAATTAATCTATGGGGATTGGGTGAGttttgggcctaggtatggtgtttgagaaagtcagtgcagactcggtggtccaaatggcctccttctgcactgtagtgattcttcgAAGTAAATAACTATTTATTCCTCCTAGGCTTGCGATATCGTGTCATTATCATGTAAATGACTCTCTGCATATTCCATTTGAACACCAAGTTAACCCTCAGCCAACAGTTGCAGCTGGATATGGACCTCTGGTCCTGGTTTTGCAACTTGCCAAAGGTAAAACTCAGTGGCTTTAAAGCAAATCTGTTGATAGCCAAGATCCATTTGCAATGAAGTACTCTTCTTTTCCCCTCTTTCCATCTCGCCCCATTCTTTTTGGAACTCCATTGAATGCTACAGAAGTGTCGTATTCTAACCTATATGAAGACAATGACTATCCAGTGCTGAAATATTTGACTGAGCCACTCTACTTTGAAGTACAACTGCTGCACAACGAAGATCCACAAATTGAACTGTTCCTGCAAGATTGCTGGGCAACTGCATCACAAGACAGACATGGCATTCCACAGTGGCCAATTGTTATCAACAGGCAAGTAATAAGCTGCTGCTTTCTAAAGAACGAAAAGTAATGATTTTAGTTTGGCTAACCAGTTgcgttttttttaaagctgtgagAGTGAAGCTGATGTGCATAAGACCATCTTCCATCCAGTAACGAGGAATGAGAGAGTCAGATATCCTACCCACTTCAAAAGGTTTGAAGTCAAAATGTTTGCTTTTATCTTGGCAAATTTTGATACCTTGGAACAGGTGAGGATTGCTTCAGCACAAACAGATTGTCAAATAAATTCAACTGGTCCTGCTAtgatgtctttttttttttgctctccCTCTTTTTAGCTGTACTTCCATTGCAGTGTAGTCTTGTGCAGGAAGGAACCAGTAAATGGGCTGCTCTGCCCTGGTCAATGTGTACCAGGAAAACAACGCATTGGTATGGCATTATTAAGATTGGAATAAAATTTGCTTGCCTTTTTAACATTTaactgatcagccatggtctaataAAGGGCAGAACAGGCtctgggctgaattgcctactgttgctcctaattcttgtgttccTACATACTGCAGGTCGGAGTGCTGATGCAGAACACCATCAGCAAAGATATGTGTCATCAGGAGCAGTGGTGATCTTGGCAGAATTCCCTACTATTGAAAACTGGATTATGAAAGGTGAAGAATTATTTGCAAAATCCTTCTTGAGCTATCCAATCACAGGAACCTGAATGTATTTACTTTTTTCTTTCAGATCGCCAAGTGAAGTCCTATTGGCCATTGATACTAATTGGAGGCTCAGCAATTATTGCTTCTATTGTGCTTGGAATGTTTTTGATTACAAACACCAAATGATTATTATCTTGTAATTAAAATAATTTAACTCATAGCTTTGTTTGTCTTAACATGTATGCTTCTAGCTATTGTCATAACATGAAGTTCTGAGCTACAACAACTTGACAATTTATTCTAATCTGACCCCTCATATCGACTTCAGCAATTGGTCAATAGCACCCTAAATTTAGATTTACACCACTACCTGACTGGATGAAATTGTACCCCATTTCCATTTGAGGGCTGCTCAGTTACTTTACCTCAAAACTAGTGGCCCACAGTCTCGCTCGGGAACCTACTGTTGGAGGAACCCAGGAGCAGCTGGGAATCGTGAGCAGTGTCTAGCGGATGGAGCCTAGCAACCAGCTCACTGGAGTAGATTTTGGAGCTACAGTTTTGTAAGCTAACTTTTCTTTCTTTGCTTTAACTCTCGGCAAACAGTAACCACAATTCCGTAAACCTTTTGGTTACTTGTGGAAAAGAACAAGTGTTGTCctggggttaaggtgctaaattgggagaaggctaGCTAACTAGAACCAGATAAGGCAGAGGTTGTTGTttaggagaggctgtttgagggacatccacattaaggagcagttgatgggagtgcaggacaggcatgtgatTATATGGAAATGTAGGATTCCAGAACTGTGGATGACCATGGAAATTGCAAGTAGTCTGGTTCAAAAGAGAAAGGATACATGAATTCTGCAACCAAACTGAAGCACACTTGCTCAAACAGggaattaggagggcaaaaagggtcaCGAATGTCCTTCGCAGACCAGGATTAAGAGAATTCCAAGGCATTTTAGACCTATTGGGAACAAATAAAGGTGAGTTGGCCCACTCGACAAGAGGGACATTATGAGCAAGAACCAAAGGAAGAGTGGGTGAGATCCTTGTAGTACTTTGGTGAAAGAGGGACACATTGATGTCTCGGGGATATCTAAACATTTTTTTAGAACAGTCATTATTACCAGGGGAATAAGTGTTGGGTGTGTTTAAAAAgatggacaaatccccaggg harbors:
- the LOC119967501 gene encoding zona pellucida sperm-binding protein 2-like encodes the protein MQTAPPGFLKTECRWQCLLGGLNKHFLAGKFWQISVVDQFGYIFPITPELASQCGYTIAVDHRNVEFRASVLSCYVHNLNDEQFSITIQIKVSGTDTGASTYIQMLSCMYSPWAVREIYCEENYMQVSVQRNIPTIEDYAQDAEDWALVFPEATYAESGIWQVVFHIPGGKRSMTVKEAQRMNYGINTTMSRILLRAPYHTNEAQIVVVQGIPLTVIRSTSFYKEQWMVLLIDTAIACPVDGITFTDDIITWTVPRIFTPIVPGAVHQDNTSMGVNGIKLNPTQMAERNYTLDKNVTALAINVPIGAQDGYFKSHVVNGRYGIKYSINLFLEHQWEDEAWGLNKINVIHPVTTPFIPQPLVLIDDTIPEQWLFNITLGNFLPDVELQKLTLDSQSFPVDEENQMFNVYNGTNPNETTLNRIFILEVPMESPVVDRKYIGDGVEQYTLDIIYTLTVVPENLIFTYVAHLIHEHKIVLPEANGFCNEENMTLIVTQTLDRYWIPFIGTIQLTPQSAEQRGYTLIENGTHSVIIIPQDATGAVLEAINNQGLRSRFDIQFRDNKALDVLVNFSVSCSFSVTSLLTCFPNGRIVITALKLEALLGIDGKMMLKDKACKPKESTEFKATFEFSADTCGTSRRFEKDYMIYENEVAYFRKSAPRHGPIYRLAISCHYHVNDSLHIPFEHQVNPQPTVAAGYGPLVLVLQLAKEVSYSNLYEDNDYPVLKYLTEPLYFEVQLLHNEDPQIELFLQDCWATASQDRHGIPQWPIVINSCESEADVHKTIFHPVTRNERVRYPTHFKRFEVKMFAFILANFDTLEQLYFHCSVVLCRKEPVNGLLCPGQCVPGKQRIGRSADAEHHQQRYVSSGAVVILAEFPTIENWIMKDRQVKSYWPLILIGGSAIIASIVLGMFLITNTK